A genomic stretch from Cloacibacterium caeni includes:
- the miaA gene encoding tRNA (adenosine(37)-N6)-dimethylallyltransferase MiaA codes for MQKTLISIIGSTGIGKTKLAIEMAKHIGTEIISCDSRQFFKEMKIGTATPTDEELAQAKHHFIGHLSVQDYYSIGQYEEDALEKIEEIFEKNDFAVLVGGSMMYEKAVVEGLNDLPEANAENQEKLQKILDEEGLEKLQEILKNLDEEYYNVVHKENPRRLLRAIDVIWQTGRKYSEIIAEPKHKRDFKVIRIGITAPREIMYERINLRVDKMLEKGLIDEVKSLTKYQNFVPLQTVGYTEIFKYLEGTWDLDFAVEEIKKNSRRYAKRQETWNRKVENVTWLPYDYSEEQLHEILSKIEK; via the coding sequence ATGCAGAAAACACTCATTTCTATTATTGGTTCTACAGGAATTGGCAAGACAAAACTGGCCATAGAAATGGCAAAACATATTGGTACAGAGATTATTTCTTGTGATTCTAGACAGTTTTTCAAAGAAATGAAAATAGGAACTGCTACTCCTACAGATGAAGAATTAGCACAAGCTAAACATCATTTTATTGGTCATCTTTCGGTTCAAGATTACTATTCCATAGGTCAATATGAAGAAGATGCTTTGGAAAAGATTGAAGAAATTTTTGAGAAAAATGATTTTGCAGTTTTAGTTGGGGGAAGTATGATGTATGAAAAAGCAGTTGTAGAAGGACTGAATGATTTGCCAGAAGCTAATGCGGAAAATCAAGAAAAGTTACAGAAAATTTTGGACGAAGAAGGTCTGGAAAAACTCCAAGAAATTCTCAAAAATCTAGACGAAGAATATTATAATGTAGTTCACAAAGAAAATCCCAGAAGATTATTACGAGCCATAGATGTGATTTGGCAAACAGGCAGAAAATATTCTGAAATTATTGCAGAACCTAAGCATAAAAGAGATTTTAAAGTAATACGAATAGGAATTACCGCACCCAGAGAAATCATGTACGAAAGAATTAATCTTCGAGTAGATAAAATGTTGGAAAAAGGGTTGATAGATGAGGTTAAATCTTTGACGAAATATCAAAATTTTGTTCCGTTACAAACCGTAGGTTACACCGAAATTTTTAAATATTTAGAAGGAACTTGGGATTTAGATTTTGCTGTAGAAGAAATCAAGAAAAACTCTCGCAGATATGCAAAACGACAGGAAACTTGGAATAGAAAAGTAGAAAATGTGACTTGGCTTCCGTATGATTATTCAGAAGAGCAGCTTCATGAGATTTTATCGAAGATAGAAAAATAA
- a CDS encoding type IX secretion system plug protein → MKFLKFTFLLLSVLVFGQKIKSVQLFNPQTNDETPVIKFGEQLVLNFDDLENKSTVYRYTFKHFDRNWKDDGLFFTEYAKGPVNSYIQDFRYSFNTVQKYTHYTLKFPNEKSQLKISGNYEIIVFDESVNKPLFKKRFCVVENGANLGINVTRFADSKASNLNQRIEVSAISNQASLFSNLNSISLNVIQNNNFGLGIYNQKPNAAMGNKLLFQQMNLVFPGNNEFYYFDNKNMNQPFDMVAATNNNDEGNHTYLHSVWAFPLNYQYQPDVNGAFYFRRNDLGIERNADTEADYSWVYFSLDSEKTEKEIYVLGAFNDFTPSVENKMSYDENAKKYIAKIYLKQGFYNYILATKDATGFIDLGEINGNFWQTENLYQAFLYYAPFDRNYDGLIGYGETRKR, encoded by the coding sequence ATGAAATTTCTAAAATTTACTTTTTTATTGCTTTCTGTTTTGGTTTTTGGTCAAAAAATTAAAAGTGTTCAGCTTTTTAATCCTCAAACCAATGATGAAACACCTGTCATTAAATTTGGGGAACAATTGGTTTTGAATTTTGATGATTTAGAAAATAAATCTACCGTTTATCGATATACATTTAAACATTTTGATAGGAATTGGAAAGATGATGGTTTGTTTTTCACAGAATATGCTAAAGGTCCTGTGAATTCTTATATTCAAGATTTTAGATACTCTTTTAATACGGTTCAAAAGTATACGCATTACACTTTAAAATTCCCGAATGAGAAGTCGCAACTGAAAATTTCTGGAAATTATGAAATCATCGTTTTTGATGAATCGGTGAATAAACCGCTTTTTAAGAAAAGGTTTTGTGTAGTAGAAAATGGTGCGAATTTAGGAATTAATGTCACCAGATTTGCAGATAGTAAGGCGTCAAATCTTAATCAAAGAATAGAAGTTTCTGCGATTTCTAATCAAGCAAGTTTGTTTTCTAACCTCAATTCCATTAGTCTGAATGTGATTCAAAATAATAATTTTGGATTGGGGATTTATAATCAGAAACCTAATGCTGCGATGGGAAATAAATTGCTTTTTCAACAGATGAATTTGGTTTTCCCGGGAAATAATGAGTTTTATTACTTTGATAATAAAAACATGAATCAACCTTTTGATATGGTAGCTGCAACGAATAATAATGACGAAGGAAATCATACCTATTTGCATTCGGTTTGGGCTTTTCCGCTTAATTATCAATATCAGCCAGATGTAAACGGAGCTTTTTATTTCAGAAGAAATGATTTAGGAATTGAAAGAAATGCAGATACAGAAGCAGATTATTCTTGGGTGTATTTTTCTCTGGATTCCGAGAAAACAGAAAAAGAAATTTATGTTTTAGGAGCTTTTAATGATTTTACTCCTTCAGTAGAAAATAAAATGTCTTATGATGAAAATGCCAAAAAATACATTGCTAAAATTTATTTGAAACAAGGTTTTTATAATTATATTTTGGCTACCAAAGATGCGACAGGTTTCATTGATTTAGGTGAAATTAATGGTAATTTTTGGCAAACCGAAAATTTATATCAGGCATTTTTATATTACGCTCCATTTGATAGAAATTATGACGGTTTAATTGGTTACGGCGAAACCAGAAAAAGATAA
- a CDS encoding c-type cytochrome, whose translation MKKIWIFLTLFFAFATYSSWIYTGATDYGTVMTTRQQLGKKIYQEYNCQSCHQIFGLGGYLGPELTTAISDKTRGEAYVKAFIENGGGTRMPNFHFSKEQTEALVDYLKYVDANAFSYKNTTPNETEK comes from the coding sequence ATGAAAAAGATATGGATTTTTTTGACGCTCTTTTTTGCGTTTGCCACTTATTCTTCTTGGATTTATACAGGCGCAACAGACTACGGAACCGTAATGACTACCCGACAACAATTGGGTAAAAAAATATATCAAGAGTACAATTGTCAATCTTGTCATCAGATTTTTGGTTTAGGAGGATATTTAGGTCCAGAACTTACTACTGCTATTTCAGATAAAACTCGTGGAGAAGCCTACGTAAAGGCTTTTATAGAAAATGGAGGCGGAACCAGAATGCCTAATTTCCATTTCAGTAAAGAACAAACAGAAGCATTGGTAGATTATTTAAAATATGTAGACGCAAATGCTTTTTCTTATAAAAACACTACACCAAATGAAACTGAAAAATAA
- a CDS encoding GNAT family N-acetyltransferase, which produces MQNFPTFSTARLVLSLPTISDLEDIIFHANSTSEIAENTITFPYPYEEKHAHFWLKMAEDGFAKKDAYIFAIREKENLKLIGAIGLHVDLANRKAEVGYWLGKSFWNKGYVTEALQRIQQFGFEELHLNKIYASHFPHNPASGKVLKKNGFEFEGILKQEVLKNGQFLDLHRYAIFQEKYLSS; this is translated from the coding sequence ATGCAAAATTTCCCCACGTTTTCCACAGCCAGATTAGTGCTTTCTTTGCCTACGATTTCAGATTTGGAGGACATTATTTTTCATGCCAATTCTACTTCTGAAATTGCAGAAAACACCATTACTTTTCCTTATCCTTATGAAGAAAAGCATGCTCATTTTTGGTTAAAAATGGCTGAAGACGGTTTTGCTAAAAAAGATGCTTACATTTTTGCTATTCGTGAAAAAGAAAATTTAAAACTAATCGGAGCGATTGGTCTTCATGTAGATTTGGCAAATCGAAAAGCAGAAGTTGGATATTGGCTCGGGAAATCTTTTTGGAACAAAGGTTATGTTACTGAAGCATTACAAAGAATTCAACAATTTGGCTTCGAAGAGTTACATCTAAATAAAATTTATGCTTCTCATTTTCCGCACAATCCTGCTTCGGGAAAAGTATTGAAGAAAAACGGTTTTGAATTTGAAGGAATTTTGAAGCAAGAAGTTCTTAAGAATGGTCAATTTTTAGATTTACACCGATATGCTATTTTTCAAGAAAAATATTTAAGTTCATAA
- a CDS encoding YkvA family protein, with product MKKIALLFQAFKKDGLISKFPKILKMFKAYKKGEFQMDLKNVIIPLAAFVYIISPLDFLPGIFLDDLGILALVLPMVLKEVDRFIIWENEKNAVKKDNKVIDAEIIE from the coding sequence ATGAAAAAAATAGCATTGTTGTTTCAAGCATTTAAAAAAGACGGATTAATTTCGAAGTTTCCTAAAATTTTAAAAATGTTTAAAGCGTACAAAAAAGGCGAATTTCAAATGGATCTTAAGAATGTAATCATTCCACTGGCAGCATTTGTATATATCATTTCGCCATTAGATTTTTTGCCGGGGATTTTCTTAGATGATTTAGGAATTCTAGCATTGGTTTTACCAATGGTTTTAAAAGAAGTAGACCGATTTATCATTTGGGAAAACGAAAAAAATGCGGTAAAGAAAGATAATAAAGTTATCGATGCAGAAATAATAGAGTAA
- a CDS encoding cbb3-type cytochrome c oxidase subunit I, with translation MKLKNNIIGSWFIIIAIFSLFLGLVFGILGGLQHLYPNLLKDTLSFQKMRPLHTYLSINWIFTAATGIIYYYLPEVSGRKIYSEKLAKLQIALQILILVLVTVFFVLGKFGGREYLEFPPYIVILIVSSWLIFMYNFFMTVKPNYKTVPVYIWSWSTGLIFFLITTIEAQLWQLSFFNDNIIRDVTIQWKAMGSMVGSWNMLVYGTAMFAMEKISGDQKINQSKIAFFFYFLGLTNLMFNWGHHTYIVPASPMVKLIAYSISMTELLILANIIYSFRKTYLKANHQNHKLSFKILTYAEIWILLNLVLSISISIPAINFYTHGTHITVAHAMGSTIGINTLLLLASITLIVDDVAPHFLNWKRYNWSLLIFNLSLVIFWVCLVGMGLQKISEKLQNKSFYDMINALSIYFKIFTSSGAVLLLALIALLYPLFKFSWHSVTKKIQ, from the coding sequence ATGAAACTGAAAAATAACATCATCGGAAGTTGGTTCATTATCATTGCCATTTTTTCGCTTTTCTTAGGACTTGTTTTTGGGATTTTAGGAGGATTGCAACATCTTTATCCCAATTTATTGAAAGATACATTGTCTTTCCAAAAAATGAGACCGCTTCATACTTATCTTTCTATTAACTGGATTTTTACAGCAGCTACAGGAATTATTTATTATTATTTACCAGAAGTTTCGGGTAGAAAAATTTATTCTGAAAAACTGGCGAAATTACAAATCGCTTTACAAATTTTAATATTGGTTTTGGTAACTGTTTTCTTTGTCTTAGGAAAATTTGGAGGAAGAGAATATTTAGAATTTCCACCATATATCGTGATTTTAATTGTGAGTTCTTGGTTAATTTTCATGTATAATTTCTTCATGACGGTAAAACCTAATTACAAAACTGTTCCTGTCTACATCTGGAGCTGGAGTACAGGTTTAATTTTCTTTTTGATTACTACAATAGAAGCTCAACTTTGGCAATTATCATTTTTTAATGACAATATTATTCGAGATGTAACCATTCAGTGGAAAGCTATGGGTTCTATGGTAGGTTCTTGGAATATGCTGGTGTACGGAACTGCTATGTTTGCTATGGAAAAAATCTCTGGAGACCAAAAAATTAATCAATCTAAAATTGCATTTTTCTTTTATTTCCTTGGCTTAACGAATCTTATGTTCAACTGGGGACACCATACTTATATAGTACCCGCTTCACCAATGGTGAAACTGATTGCTTACAGCATTAGTATGACGGAATTGCTTATTTTGGCTAACATTATTTACTCTTTTAGAAAAACTTATCTTAAAGCGAACCACCAAAATCACAAGCTTTCGTTTAAGATTCTTACTTACGCAGAAATCTGGATTTTACTCAACTTAGTACTTTCTATTTCTATATCAATCCCTGCTATTAATTTCTATACGCACGGAACACATATTACAGTGGCGCATGCAATGGGTTCTACAATTGGCATCAATACTTTACTGTTATTAGCTTCAATCACTTTAATTGTAGACGATGTTGCGCCGCATTTTTTAAATTGGAAAAGATACAATTGGAGTCTTTTGATTTTCAATTTATCATTGGTTATATTTTGGGTTTGTTTAGTCGGAATGGGACTACAAAAAATTTCTGAAAAATTGCAAAACAAGAGTTTTTATGACATGATTAACGCCTTGAGCATTTATTTCAAAATTTTCACCAGTTCCGGCGCTGTACTTCTTTTGGCACTGATAGCGCTACTCTATCCTTTGTTTAAATTTAGTTGGCACTCTGTGACAAAGAAAATACAGTAA
- a CDS encoding MBL fold metallo-hydrolase, whose translation MLHIHIFRFNPFSENTYVLFNDKKNGVIVDPGNWNEKENEILENFIEEKEISIKNILLTHAHIDHVLGLQWAFDTYKVAIKMHEEEKDVLDRNPMSARNYGFDFKPFVGDIELLKEGEKYFIDEDSFEIFHVPGHSPGSIAFYNEAQKFIISGDALFQGSIGRTDLYRGNHEQLLESIRTKLFTLPEETEVFSGHGNATQIGFEKNHNPFF comes from the coding sequence ATGCTCCATATTCATATTTTTCGATTCAATCCTTTTTCAGAAAACACTTATGTTTTGTTTAATGACAAAAAAAACGGTGTCATTGTAGACCCGGGAAACTGGAACGAAAAAGAAAATGAAATTCTAGAAAATTTCATCGAAGAAAAAGAGATTTCTATCAAAAATATTTTACTGACTCATGCTCACATAGACCATGTTTTAGGCTTACAATGGGCTTTTGACACGTATAAAGTTGCCATAAAAATGCACGAAGAAGAAAAAGATGTACTCGACAGAAATCCGATGTCTGCCAGAAATTACGGCTTTGACTTCAAACCTTTTGTTGGCGACATCGAACTTTTAAAAGAAGGCGAAAAATATTTTATAGACGAAGATTCTTTTGAAATTTTCCATGTTCCTGGACATTCACCGGGAAGCATAGCCTTCTATAATGAAGCGCAGAAATTTATTATTTCAGGTGATGCACTTTTCCAAGGAAGCATTGGCAGAACAGATTTATACAGAGGAAATCATGAACAATTGCTAGAAAGCATTCGCACGAAACTTTTTACTTTACCCGAAGAAACAGAAGTTTTCAGCGGTCACGGAAACGCAACACAAATCGGCTTTGAGAAAAATCACAATCCGTTTTTCTAA
- a CDS encoding thioredoxin family protein, which translates to MANTPSNMLALGTRAPFFELPNPSHSNEIQSLEDLKGEKGTLVIFMCNHCPFVLHVIDKLTELYEDYHTQGIEFIAINANDVEKYPADSPEKMIEFQIERKFEFPYLFDESQAVAKAYDAACTPDFYFFDEKLDLIYRGQMDDSRPGNQKEITGEDLIIAFENLLSGNPQEELQKPSMGCNIKWK; encoded by the coding sequence ATGGCAAATACACCTTCCAATATGCTCGCTTTAGGAACTAGAGCTCCTTTTTTTGAACTCCCAAATCCTTCTCACAGCAACGAAATTCAATCTTTAGAAGATTTAAAAGGAGAAAAAGGAACATTGGTGATTTTCATGTGCAATCACTGTCCGTTTGTGTTACACGTTATCGATAAATTGACGGAATTATACGAAGATTATCATACGCAAGGGATAGAATTTATCGCAATTAATGCGAATGATGTAGAAAAATATCCAGCAGATTCTCCAGAAAAAATGATAGAATTTCAAATCGAAAGAAAATTTGAATTCCCTTATTTATTTGACGAAAGTCAAGCTGTAGCAAAAGCTTATGACGCAGCTTGTACACCAGATTTTTATTTCTTTGATGAAAAATTAGACTTGATTTACCGTGGTCAAATGGATGATTCTAGACCAGGAAATCAAAAAGAAATCACAGGTGAAGACTTAATTATTGCTTTCGAAAATCTATTGTCAGGAAATCCACAGGAAGAATTACAAAAACCAAGCATGGGTTGTAATATCAAATGGAAATAA
- the hemH gene encoding ferrochelatase: MNTNNQQPTTNNIKKGILLVNLGSPKSTKVEDVKEYLDEFLMDERVIDYPWFFRALLVKGIILNTRPKKSAAAYKTVWTDEGSPLIVITKQIQQKLQKLVDIPVEIGMRYAEPSIETGIRNLVEKGVEEIVLFPLYPQYAMSTTETVVEKAKEVQAKFFPNIKINYVKPFYNRDLYINCLAESIKEKLPENFDLLQFSYHGVPERHIYKTDPTKTCKIGDCCFKEDHPSHQYCYRHQCLKTTELVRQKLGLEDSQVKSTFQSRLGKDKWIEPYTDETLENLPKNGVKNLAIVCPAFVSDCLETLEEISVEGKEEFLHAGGENFHYVPCLNDEDRWIEVVKQLYEEEL; encoded by the coding sequence TTGAATACCAACAACCAACAACCAACAACCAACAACATAAAAAAAGGAATACTACTCGTAAATCTTGGTTCGCCGAAATCTACAAAAGTAGAAGACGTAAAAGAATATCTAGATGAATTCTTGATGGACGAACGCGTGATAGACTATCCATGGTTCTTTAGAGCGCTTTTAGTAAAAGGAATTATCCTCAATACTCGTCCTAAAAAGTCTGCAGCGGCTTACAAAACCGTTTGGACTGATGAAGGTTCGCCATTGATTGTCATCACGAAACAGATTCAACAAAAATTGCAGAAATTAGTGGATATTCCTGTAGAAATCGGGATGAGATACGCTGAACCAAGCATAGAAACCGGAATTAGAAACTTGGTAGAAAAAGGCGTAGAAGAAATTGTACTTTTCCCACTTTATCCGCAATATGCGATGAGTACTACAGAAACTGTAGTTGAAAAAGCGAAAGAAGTTCAAGCGAAATTTTTCCCAAATATCAAAATCAATTATGTAAAACCTTTCTACAATAGAGACCTTTACATCAATTGTTTGGCTGAAAGCATTAAAGAAAAATTGCCAGAAAATTTTGATTTGCTTCAGTTTTCGTATCATGGAGTTCCAGAAAGACATATTTACAAAACAGACCCTACCAAAACTTGCAAAATAGGCGATTGTTGTTTCAAAGAAGATCATCCATCACATCAATATTGTTATAGACACCAATGTCTGAAAACTACCGAATTGGTAAGACAAAAATTAGGTTTAGAAGACAGTCAAGTGAAATCTACTTTCCAGTCTAGATTAGGAAAAGACAAATGGATAGAGCCTTACACAGATGAAACTTTAGAAAATCTACCTAAAAATGGCGTAAAAAATCTAGCAATTGTTTGCCCAGCTTTTGTAAGTGATTGCTTAGAAACACTAGAAGAGATTTCTGTAGAAGGAAAAGAAGAGTTTTTACATGCAGGTGGAGAAAACTTCCACTACGTTCCTTGCCTTAACGACGAAGACAGATGGATAGAAGTTGTAAAACAACTTTACGAAGAAGAATTATAA
- a CDS encoding helix-turn-helix domain-containing protein has translation MNNQLFDLVENTSRNIFLTGKAGTGKTTFLNNFVKKTRKKHIVVAPTGIAAINAGGVTIHSMFGFPLRTFIPTLDRINENLAMNIPDLMQHFKYRKDKLKLLREVEVIIVDEVSMLRADVLDMMDFSLRHIRRNQEKFGGVQMLFIGDLYQLPPVVRDENEYIMKQFYASPFFFDAFVLKNTNLLTVELTEVFRQKDEDFLEILNEIRDGNLSREHYEKLHERYIPDFEPKEEAYVYLTSHNRIADDINTKKLNELGGKTYQFKAKIVGDFKESQFPNEEVLELKVGAQVMFIRNDATQEKKYFNGKLAEVVDLSADEIWVRIDGDDEDYKLKKENWEQKKYSLDAEKNIEEEVLGSFEQYPIRLAWAVTIHKSQGLTFDRLIVDAGKSFASGQVYVALSRCRTLEGIVLKSKISSDVIFSDRRVAEFQDATHANDRLEEILHAEKYDYSIRKVLRYLDISWAKESLETWNKTSKESKFVDKEKTQNLYFLIKKSVENLTDIYLKFEKFIWPKTRKFIQSQENWEEIEIKSSGAVNFFFTKVNEEIFKPFREFYAETKGVKGMKQYNEDTRVFLDDLEDYLNDLKQVHLLEKPLFDEKNDEKISVKIAKVPSHVLSYQLFEQGKTLNEIALSKGVLVSTIFSHMAKIAEQGVLDFEDMKRIYPVEKIETFKKIFDENPQEELKDWLKVLPKDFEFHEIRLLWNFFLKKKN, from the coding sequence ATGAATAACCAACTTTTTGACCTCGTAGAAAACACTTCACGAAATATTTTCCTCACGGGAAAAGCAGGAACCGGTAAAACCACTTTTCTGAATAATTTCGTTAAAAAAACACGTAAAAAACACATTGTAGTAGCGCCAACTGGAATCGCTGCTATCAATGCTGGTGGTGTTACCATTCATTCTATGTTCGGGTTTCCACTCAGAACTTTTATCCCAACTTTAGACCGAATTAATGAAAATCTGGCGATGAATATTCCAGATTTAATGCAGCATTTCAAGTACAGAAAAGATAAATTAAAATTGCTAAGAGAGGTAGAAGTCATCATTGTAGATGAGGTTTCTATGCTAAGAGCAGATGTGCTGGATATGATGGATTTTTCGCTGCGCCATATTCGAAGAAATCAAGAAAAATTTGGGGGTGTTCAGATGCTTTTCATAGGTGATTTGTACCAACTTCCGCCTGTAGTAAGAGACGAAAATGAATATATCATGAAGCAATTTTATGCTTCGCCATTTTTTTTCGATGCTTTTGTTTTAAAAAACACCAATCTTCTCACAGTAGAACTGACTGAAGTTTTCAGGCAAAAAGATGAAGATTTTCTTGAAATTTTAAATGAAATAAGAGACGGAAATCTTTCCAGAGAACATTACGAAAAGCTCCACGAAAGATACATTCCAGATTTTGAACCAAAAGAAGAAGCCTACGTTTATCTTACTTCTCATAATAGAATTGCAGATGATATTAATACAAAAAAGCTGAATGAATTAGGAGGAAAAACGTATCAATTTAAAGCTAAAATTGTTGGTGATTTTAAGGAGTCTCAATTTCCGAATGAAGAAGTTTTAGAGCTGAAAGTGGGCGCACAAGTCATGTTCATCAGAAATGATGCTACTCAAGAAAAAAAATATTTCAACGGGAAATTAGCAGAAGTGGTGGACTTGTCTGCTGATGAAATTTGGGTAAGAATAGATGGAGATGACGAAGATTATAAACTCAAAAAAGAAAACTGGGAACAGAAAAAATACTCTCTCGATGCAGAAAAAAACATCGAAGAAGAAGTGTTAGGAAGTTTCGAGCAGTATCCTATTCGTTTGGCTTGGGCGGTTACTATTCATAAATCTCAAGGACTTACTTTTGACCGATTAATTGTAGATGCTGGGAAATCTTTCGCTTCTGGTCAGGTTTACGTGGCACTTTCGCGCTGTAGAACTTTAGAAGGAATTGTTTTGAAATCTAAAATTTCTAGCGATGTGATTTTCAGTGACAGAAGAGTAGCAGAGTTTCAAGATGCTACTCATGCAAATGACCGATTAGAAGAAATTTTGCATGCCGAAAAATACGATTACAGCATCAGAAAAGTGCTTCGCTATCTGGATATCTCTTGGGCTAAAGAATCTTTGGAAACTTGGAATAAGACTTCTAAAGAAAGCAAATTTGTAGACAAAGAAAAAACTCAAAATTTATATTTTCTCATCAAAAAATCGGTGGAAAATCTCACGGATATTTACTTGAAATTTGAAAAATTTATTTGGCCAAAAACCAGAAAGTTTATCCAATCGCAAGAAAATTGGGAAGAAATAGAAATTAAATCATCTGGAGCGGTAAATTTCTTTTTCACCAAGGTAAATGAAGAGATTTTTAAACCATTTAGAGAATTTTATGCCGAAACAAAAGGCGTAAAAGGAATGAAACAATACAATGAAGACACTCGAGTTTTTCTGGATGATTTAGAAGATTATTTGAACGATTTAAAGCAGGTTCACTTGTTAGAAAAACCTCTTTTTGATGAAAAAAATGATGAAAAAATTTCGGTGAAAATTGCCAAAGTTCCTTCTCATGTTTTGTCTTATCAATTATTTGAACAAGGAAAAACGCTTAACGAAATTGCTTTATCAAAAGGAGTTCTAGTATCTACTATTTTTTCACACATGGCAAAAATTGCAGAACAGGGAGTGCTGGATTTTGAAGATATGAAAAGAATTTATCCTGTCGAAAAAATAGAAACATTCAAGAAAATTTTTGATGAAAATCCTCAAGAAGAATTGAAAGATTGGTTAAAAGTCTTGCCAAAAGATTTTGAATTTCACGAAATCAGATTGCTTTGGAATTTCTTTTTGAAGAAGAAAAATTAA
- a CDS encoding NifU family protein, with product MHTITIEPTANPNVMKFVADYTLIPGSLELDRTSDISEIPLAQELFNYPFVSKVFISANFVAVAKEDHVEWEHIAESLKNVIEDELLANPRIYRQKPQQRYEIFAEMTPNPAVMKFGGNRLLLDGFVEVKSKEEADEVPLAKVLYDEFKFVKEVFVSENFVAVTKDDSVQWHEVMTVVRNVIAEFLQNGHKITNKEPQKHESPVEKIINREYTDVEQKISDILTEYVSPAVENDGGKISLLEYDAENKTAKMLLQGACSGCPSSTATLKGGIEQVLKNFLPDLVEKVEAVNG from the coding sequence ATGCATACAATTACTATAGAACCTACTGCAAACCCAAATGTAATGAAGTTTGTGGCTGATTATACCCTGATTCCAGGTTCATTAGAACTTGATAGAACTTCTGATATTTCAGAAATTCCATTGGCTCAAGAACTTTTCAATTATCCTTTTGTTTCTAAGGTTTTTATCTCTGCTAATTTTGTAGCAGTTGCTAAAGAAGACCATGTAGAATGGGAGCACATTGCAGAAAGTCTTAAAAATGTCATCGAAGATGAGCTTCTAGCAAATCCTAGAATTTACAGACAAAAACCTCAACAGAGATATGAAATTTTCGCTGAAATGACCCCGAATCCTGCCGTAATGAAGTTCGGTGGAAACAGATTATTATTAGACGGTTTCGTAGAAGTAAAATCTAAAGAAGAAGCAGACGAAGTTCCTTTAGCAAAAGTGCTTTATGATGAATTTAAATTTGTAAAAGAAGTTTTTGTTTCAGAAAATTTCGTGGCAGTAACCAAAGATGATTCTGTACAATGGCATGAGGTGATGACTGTAGTGAGAAATGTGATTGCCGAGTTTTTACAAAATGGCCATAAAATCACCAATAAAGAACCTCAGAAACACGAAAGTCCTGTAGAAAAAATTATCAATAGAGAATATACAGATGTTGAGCAAAAAATTTCTGATATTTTAACTGAATATGTTTCACCAGCTGTAGAAAACGATGGTGGGAAAATCTCACTTTTAGAATATGATGCAGAAAATAAAACCGCAAAAATGCTTTTACAAGGTGCTTGCAGCGGTTGCCCAAGTTCTACGGCTACGCTAAAAGGAGGAATAGAACAAGTGCTTAAAAATTTCTTGCCAGATTTAGTAGAAAAAGTAGAAGCTGTAAATGGATAA
- a CDS encoding gamma carbonic anhydrase family protein: protein MALVRELLGKTPKIGENTFLAETAVIIGDVEMGKDCSIWYNAVIRGDVHYIKLGNKVNVQDNVMLHCTYEKFPLVIGNNVSIGHNACVHGCTIHDNVLIGMSSVVMDNCVIESNSIVAAGSVVTQGTHIRAGELWGGVPAKKIKDVSQELISGEIDRIANNYVKYSSWYKEGK from the coding sequence ATGGCTTTAGTAAGAGAACTTTTAGGAAAAACTCCCAAAATCGGGGAAAATACTTTTTTAGCAGAAACTGCAGTTATCATCGGTGATGTAGAGATGGGAAAAGATTGCAGTATTTGGTATAATGCGGTAATTAGAGGAGATGTACACTACATAAAATTAGGAAACAAAGTAAATGTACAAGATAATGTAATGCTGCATTGTACATATGAAAAATTTCCTTTAGTGATTGGTAATAATGTTTCTATTGGGCATAACGCTTGTGTTCATGGTTGTACGATTCATGATAATGTACTGATTGGGATGAGTTCTGTAGTAATGGATAATTGTGTGATAGAAAGTAATTCTATTGTGGCGGCAGGTTCTGTAGTTACACAAGGAACACACATTAGAGCAGGTGAATTATGGGGAGGAGTTCCTGCAAAAAAAATAAAAGACGTTTCACAGGAACTGATTTCTGGTGAAATAGACAGAATTGCGAATAATTACGTGAAATATTCTTCTTGGTATAAAGAGGGAAAATAG